A window of the Brassica napus cultivar Da-Ae chromosome A2, Da-Ae, whole genome shotgun sequence genome harbors these coding sequences:
- the LOC106421491 gene encoding wax ester synthase/diacylglycerol acyltransferase 2-like isoform X1, translating to MAMEKPMISGEVPVSPFSRLFSMPGLDCFNIVTIGFKHEANPSAFVEGLKNTLLNHPRFSSILETGVGGKKAKWIPTKVKAEDHVVVPDIDPTIQNPDQFLEDYTSNMVFSPIDMSKPLWEMHILNMKTSDAESFLVARFHHSLGDGMSLMSLLLACSRKASDPESLPTLVAPKKSKVTNVLWSLVARVWFIIRLMCNTFVEVFNFLLILCSVRDAATPLMEKPIATLSPNKFIHRVISLDDVKIVKNAMNMTVNDVILGMVQAGLSRYLSQKYDSETNSKLKRSLENVSLRAAVFFNLRSNKKIEDLAKMMAKLSTSRWGNSIGYVMIPLWMRSENDIFEYIRRAKTIMDRKKLSLEPLFSYVLLKLTVEIFGSKGGKQALRNLAMRIFGRSTIILSNVAGPSEEISLFDHQISYVAASVSGFPQALIVHITSYVNKVIINLGVDLDVIPDPHHLCDHMVEALQMMKSAAEEKCSADLNV from the exons ATGGCAATGGAGAAGCCGATGATTTCTGGAGAGGTGCCGGTCAGCCCGTTTTCACGGCTGTTCAGCATGCCAGGACTCGATTGCTTCAACATCGTAACCATCGGATTCAAACACGAAGCCAATCCATCAGCCTTTGTTGAAGGCTTGAAAAACACTTTGCTCAACCATCCACGCTTCTCTAGCATACTA GAGACAGGAGTTGGTGGAAAAAAAGCCAAATGGATTCCCACAAAAGTAAAAGCTGAAGATCATGTAGTTGTTCCGGATATAGATCCCACTATTCAAAATCCTGATCAGTTTCTAGAGGATTATACATCAAATATGGTTTTTTCACCAATTGATATGTCGAAACCGTTGTGGGAGATGCATATACTCAATATGAAAACATCAGATGCAGAATCTTTCCTTGTGGCAAGATTTCATCACTCCTTGGGTGATGGGATGTCACTTATGTCTCTTTTACTCGCTTGTAGTCGAAAAGCAAGTGACCCAGAGTCATTGCCCACTTTGGTTGCTCCAAAGAAAAGCAAAGTAACCAATGTTTTGTGGTCGTTGGTTGCTCGTGTGTGGTTCATAATTAGACTAATGTGCAACACTTTTGTTGAAGTTTTCAATTTTCTGCTCATTTTATGTTCCGTCCGCGACGCTGCAACTCCGCTTATGGAGAAACCAATTGCTACACTTAGCCCTAACAAATTTATTCATAGAGTAATTAGTTTGGACGATGTGAAAATCGTGAAGAACGCAATGAATATG ACTGTGAATGATGTTATTCTTGGAATGGTGCAAGCTGGTCTTTCACGATATTTGAGTCAAAAATATG ATTCTGAAACAAATTCGAAGTTAAAGAGATCTCTTGAAAATGTTTCTCTTCGAGCTGCTGTATTCTTTAACCTAAGATCAAATAAGAAAATCGAG gatCTTGCTAAAATGATGGCGAAACTTTCAACGTCAAGATGGGGAAACTCAATTGGTTATGTTATGATTCCGCTATGGATGAGATCTGAAAACGATATATTTGAATACATCCGACGAGCCAAAACAATAATGGATCGGAAAAAACTCTCACTTGAGCCTTTATTTTCCTATGTGTTGCTCAAATTGACCGTCGAAATTTTCGGATCCAAG GGTGGGAAACAGGCACTAAGAAATCTTGCAATGAGAATTTTCGGACGATCAACAATCATATTGTCAAATGTTGCCGGTCCATCCGAAGAAATAAGCCTTTTCGACCACCAAATTTCTTACGTTGCTGCAAGTGTATCCGGTTTTCCACAG GCACTCATTGTCCACATAACAAGCTATGTAAACAAAGTTATCATCAATCTTGGAGTTGATCTCGACGTAATTCCAGACCCTCATCACCTATGTGATCACATGGTCGAAGCTCTCCAGATGATGAAATCAGCTGCAGAAGAAAAATGTTCTGCCGATTTAAACGTTTAA
- the LOC106421491 gene encoding wax ester synthase/diacylglycerol acyltransferase 2-like isoform X2 has product MAMEKPMISGEVPVSPFSRLFSMPGLDCFNIVTIGFKHEANPSAFVEGLKNTLLNHPRFSSILETGVGGKKAKWIPTKVKAEDHVVVPDIDPTIQNPDQFLEDYTSNMVFSPIDMSKPLWEMHILNMKTSDAESFLVARFHHSLGDGMSLMSLLLACSRKASDPESLPTLVAPKKSKVTNVLWSLVARVWFIIRLMCNTFVEVFNFLLILCSVRDAATPLMEKPIATLSPNKFIHRVISLDDVKIVKNAMNMTVNDVILGMVQAGLSRYLSQKYDSETNSKLKRSLENVSLRAAVFFNLRSNKKIEDLAKMMAKLSTSRWGNSIGYVMIPLWMRSENDIFEYIRRAKTIMDRKKLSLEPLFSYVLLKLTVEIFGSKALRNLAMRIFGRSTIILSNVAGPSEEISLFDHQISYVAASVSGFPQALIVHITSYVNKVIINLGVDLDVIPDPHHLCDHMVEALQMMKSAAEEKCSADLNV; this is encoded by the exons ATGGCAATGGAGAAGCCGATGATTTCTGGAGAGGTGCCGGTCAGCCCGTTTTCACGGCTGTTCAGCATGCCAGGACTCGATTGCTTCAACATCGTAACCATCGGATTCAAACACGAAGCCAATCCATCAGCCTTTGTTGAAGGCTTGAAAAACACTTTGCTCAACCATCCACGCTTCTCTAGCATACTA GAGACAGGAGTTGGTGGAAAAAAAGCCAAATGGATTCCCACAAAAGTAAAAGCTGAAGATCATGTAGTTGTTCCGGATATAGATCCCACTATTCAAAATCCTGATCAGTTTCTAGAGGATTATACATCAAATATGGTTTTTTCACCAATTGATATGTCGAAACCGTTGTGGGAGATGCATATACTCAATATGAAAACATCAGATGCAGAATCTTTCCTTGTGGCAAGATTTCATCACTCCTTGGGTGATGGGATGTCACTTATGTCTCTTTTACTCGCTTGTAGTCGAAAAGCAAGTGACCCAGAGTCATTGCCCACTTTGGTTGCTCCAAAGAAAAGCAAAGTAACCAATGTTTTGTGGTCGTTGGTTGCTCGTGTGTGGTTCATAATTAGACTAATGTGCAACACTTTTGTTGAAGTTTTCAATTTTCTGCTCATTTTATGTTCCGTCCGCGACGCTGCAACTCCGCTTATGGAGAAACCAATTGCTACACTTAGCCCTAACAAATTTATTCATAGAGTAATTAGTTTGGACGATGTGAAAATCGTGAAGAACGCAATGAATATG ACTGTGAATGATGTTATTCTTGGAATGGTGCAAGCTGGTCTTTCACGATATTTGAGTCAAAAATATG ATTCTGAAACAAATTCGAAGTTAAAGAGATCTCTTGAAAATGTTTCTCTTCGAGCTGCTGTATTCTTTAACCTAAGATCAAATAAGAAAATCGAG gatCTTGCTAAAATGATGGCGAAACTTTCAACGTCAAGATGGGGAAACTCAATTGGTTATGTTATGATTCCGCTATGGATGAGATCTGAAAACGATATATTTGAATACATCCGACGAGCCAAAACAATAATGGATCGGAAAAAACTCTCACTTGAGCCTTTATTTTCCTATGTGTTGCTCAAATTGACCGTCGAAATTTTCGGATCCAAG GCACTAAGAAATCTTGCAATGAGAATTTTCGGACGATCAACAATCATATTGTCAAATGTTGCCGGTCCATCCGAAGAAATAAGCCTTTTCGACCACCAAATTTCTTACGTTGCTGCAAGTGTATCCGGTTTTCCACAG GCACTCATTGTCCACATAACAAGCTATGTAAACAAAGTTATCATCAATCTTGGAGTTGATCTCGACGTAATTCCAGACCCTCATCACCTATGTGATCACATGGTCGAAGCTCTCCAGATGATGAAATCAGCTGCAGAAGAAAAATGTTCTGCCGATTTAAACGTTTAA